A stretch of DNA from Paenibacillus albus:
TTTATGCAAGAATCGAGTTCATCATCCGACATCTCGTTTCCGCTGTGGGCTTCGATTTGGACAATCGTATCCATGAATAATTTAGCTTTCTTCATCGGTGCTGCCTCATGCTCGAAGCGCCTGATTCAGAGCATCCTGTATGGCATCCGAGAATGCACGTGTGCTGTATGTTGCGCCTGAGACGTTATCTACGTTCGCGCTTTGAATCTTCAATACCTCTTCTGGCATTCCGATGACGTCGTCGATTGAATAGTGCATAGCGAAATCACTTATCTCTACGTCTGTGATCCGGTCATTCTTTATGGCAACTGTCACCTGGATTGTGCCGCGTCGATTGCTACCCATTCCGATGTAAGTTCCATTGTTGTACTTCGTGGATACCTGGCTTTGGGAATCGGACACCTGTGGTGAATCGCCTTCCAAGGTGCTGCTTGATACCGATGGACTGCTATAATCCGTGTTGATCAGCACGTTAGTCTTATCAATCTCCGTCGTCCAATAACCAGCGACATAGACAGCAGCAATAGCTGTTGAGCACAGCACCACCCACTTTTTGTTCATTTTCGCCATCGTATGGCCTCCGTTCGGACAAGGTTTCTTAACTTCACTTTGATTCATACAAGACTTATTATAAGATTGCAAGCTTAAATTAATTTTAAAAACCAGCTGCATACACATAAGCAAATACCTATAGAAAAGGAGCTGATTGTTGCATGAGAGTTCTCGTGGTGGAAGATGATCCTTCCCTACTCGGTGTAATTCGAGGCATATTCGAAAGCGAATTGTTTCAGACAGATACAGCGGAAACGGGTGACGATGGCTATTTCATGGCACAGCAAGCCATCTACGATCTTATAGTGCTTGATCTCATGCTTCCAGGGATGAGTGGCGTTGACATCGTTCGAAGTCTTCAAAGTAGTGGACATACGGTTCCAATCATCTTACTGACTGCCAAAGACGCTGTGAAAGATCGCGTGGCCGGATTAGACGCAGGCGCAGACGACTATATCACGAAGCCTTTTGCCGTAGAAGAGCTGCTCGCTCGTTCAAGAGCCGTTTTGCGACGTCGCGGCACTCTTGGAGCGGAGGGGGATCTTACTTACGGTCCGTACCGTCTTTCACCGGCTTCGCGCGAAGCTTTTATCAGTCAAATACCACTCTCCCTCACCTCAACTGAATACGAGTTGTTGGAATTTATGGTTTGCAATATAGACCGAATTCTTACACGTGAGCAAATATTTGACCGAGTGTGGGGATTTGATTCGAGAGCGGGCATCTCGGCGGTCGATGTCTACATCCACCACCTCCGCAAAAAGCTGGCTGCCGCTGGAGCCGAGCATAGTGTTCGAACAATACGGGGAATCGGGTTCATGCTGAAGGGAGAATATGATGTTTAATAACGTCCGCATGCGATTGGTCGTTCTGAATGCAGCTGTTCTCTTTCTCATCCTGGCTGTGCTCAGTTCCACCCTCTATTTACACATGAGGTACAGATTGTATAAGGAAACAGATGAGGTGCTGCGGAACACTGCTGAGCAGATCGACTCTGCTAGGGATGCGGAAGCGATTCTAAGACAGGAGCATCCTGTCCTGGAGCAAGATGACCGAATAATATTCATCTTTCGGGATGCTGAGGGTCAAATTCAAGGCCAGTCGCCTGCCCAGACTTTCACACAAGCCCAAATCAACCCTTTACACTAT
This window harbors:
- a CDS encoding FMN-binding protein — encoded protein: MAKMNKKWVVLCSTAIAAVYVAGYWTTEIDKTNVLINTDYSSPSVSSSTLEGDSPQVSDSQSQVSTKYNNGTYIGMGSNRRGTIQVTVAIKNDRITDVEISDFAMHYSIDDVIGMPEEVLKIQSANVDNVSGATYSTRAFSDAIQDALNQALRA
- a CDS encoding response regulator transcription factor; protein product: MRVLVVEDDPSLLGVIRGIFESELFQTDTAETGDDGYFMAQQAIYDLIVLDLMLPGMSGVDIVRSLQSSGHTVPIILLTAKDAVKDRVAGLDAGADDYITKPFAVEELLARSRAVLRRRGTLGAEGDLTYGPYRLSPASREAFISQIPLSLTSTEYELLEFMVCNIDRILTREQIFDRVWGFDSRAGISAVDVYIHHLRKKLAAAGAEHSVRTIRGIGFMLKGEYDV